The window CTCCAGATGGGTAGTAATAATGGGtgtcttgatttttttagaaccatcaacaatttcttttatCCTAGGAACTCCAAGGGTAACATCTTTTTCAAGATTAAGTTAACAAAACATATCGGAAGAAACCATATCAAAGGTTAGATGAGTAAAATGACGTcactagaaaaaaaatcatattttaggATACTCATGCTGGCAACTCCAGCAAAGTGAAAAGTTTTCAATGTCATCTGTGTTCCTGGCTCTCCGATACTCTGAGCTCCAATGGCTCCTATTGCAGTTCCAGCTTCAATTTTCTTGGAATTGTAACGAGATATACAAGTTTCTAGGAAAACCTGaaaccaataaaataaaaagaggaaGTAGCATGTCAGGATCATACCATGGACCTTGTATGATAAAAGTATGTAGGAATGCTGAGAGAGAACCATGTAGAAGAAAACTACCATTAATTGTCGCTGAGTTATTCCAGATATATTAGATGCAACATTTTCCAGATTACGTCTATCTTCTTCAGAATGTCTCCCTTCACTCAATTTCAGTTTCTTGCAAATTGAGCTAGGCTCCTTCTGCTTAATAAATTTGCTTATTGACTCTGCAAAAGCTGCCAAGCATTCATCTTTATATGCTGTATCTAGCGAAAGAGAAGACTCCGAAGACCCTCCTTCAGGAGTCATGGATGATTTTACGAGTCTTCTCTCAACTGTCTCTTCAactattttctcaatttcatcaataGTTAAACTCTTTTGCTCTGTTGCGGGGCAGGTAGCCTGTCAAAACATAGAACACAAGAAAATGTATAAGTACTTTATCAAAATCCAAACTTGGTCACTTTTCATACAAGATTATTGCAAAACAATCGATCCCAATACCTTGGCTTTCATAAATAATCTTTCAAAGTTCAGCGGGAGCCCACTTTTCTCTTCCATCTGTGCAGGATCCATGGAATCACCACCGTAAGCAAATTGCACAATGCAAGCACTAGCATTTCTCACTGTATTATCATAAAAGACAGATAGGTCCTCCAAAGCCTTCATTAATCTACGAGACATGTAGCCCGTATCGGCTGTTTTGACCTGTAACAGAAAAAAAACTTCTAACTGTCTATGATATTCAGTAAGAGCCCAAGTGGAATGGGGGCTAATTGTTATTATTCAGTAAAGTTGCATAATTCTCAAAATTAGCATTCTGATAAAGATCAAAGTACCCATCACTATCAATCTAATGAGTAAATTccagaaaagagagaaatccACACATACCGCAGTATCGACAAGACCTTCTCTACCACCCATGgtgtggaaaaaaaattcagtcGCACATAAACCAGTGTAGAAGGAATTTTGAACAAAGCCTTTAGCCTGACATTAAGCATAAGATGAAGTTTAGGTAATTTGACCATATCTATCCGCAATGTAAATGTCGAATTAGGAATTACTCAAATTGAATAAGTAAGAGAGGATGCATGAACTTGGTAGAAAATCTTAGTATTAGAATAGTTTTAactataagaaataaaaaaacctcAGTAATTCCCAATTGGTACCCTAAAGATGAATAGCATCTTTACATAAGTGATATTTACTGCATCTCCgacaaaaagtaaatatagGTGAACAACAAAAGTGGAAGAATAAATGCATGCATGAATATATTGGAGGAAAATCCTAAAGCAGAGAAGAAAATTCCAAGTATTCACAAGGTCAGAGTTCAAGGAGTGCAAATAATTAAGATTGCTGGTTTGAAATATTAACATATACCAATTATGTAGTACTTAGTAATaactatttatagtagtatagaATATTTTCTTTGTAAACAGTCTTTAGCAACTAGTACTAATTAGATTTCTCAGGGCTTGGATATGGAAGCAAGTTAAACTTCAAAGGGCTAGTATGTAGAAAATGCATAGGGGTGTGCCACTCCAATCCACTTATAGTGGTATGTAAGCATCCCCAAAGCAACATTTGGTCCTCTATTACTACCGAAAagcacaaataaaattattaaaaaataacatagtAAAAGAGTTGCATACATCTGGGTCTTTTGCTCCTCTTTCGAAATGAGGCAGTGTTCGATCAACAAACCCATTGGGAGCTCTATGACCTCCTACAGATTGCTGACCAACGCAAGCAATCATCTGGCATATATTAATAGGAGAACCCTTCGAACCACACTGGGACATTATTAGAGGGCTATTCCTCCAATTTAAATTCTTCATGCAAACCTACCAAAACAACATCAAGAAAGAGTTAGCACATCAATTGTGCTGgactacaacaaaaaatacaatGGTAACcattttttgataaaagttATGATTTCACAAGTCTTATCACAAACTGAGCAGAATCTTCTGAGCAGAAACATGCAGGGAAAAAGTAACTTGATGTTTCAAGCAGCTATAATAATGAGAAACCACAAAAGGGACAAATATCCATGTTAGCACACAATAAGACATGATGCTGCGTGGAGCACCAATACTCACAGATGTCAGGGAATACATAAAACTTACATCGGCAGTAGTTTCTCGAATTTTATTAAGTGTCTCAGTTATCTTGGCTTCAAGAGTATCAGCATTATTGCATCCTGGTAACAAGTCCAGGTTTCCAGATTTGTAACTTCTTATGTAATTAGTACAATGACCATACTCATTATCCAgagtcttcttcttctcattGTTTAATGTAGCCCCAGGTTGAACATCATCGATCCCAATTGAAAATCCATGATTTCCTATCCATCGTGCACTATAacataaatgtaattaaagaAATCAACTTTCAATTCCTTCAAGGAAGAATGCGAGTAAACAACTAACAGAATGATTCTAGTTAAGACAGCATGGCCAATAAGAATGATACTAGTGCAGACACATGGTTCATATTGACCATGACGCCATTTTCACGTGATTCTACAATTAGATATTAGGACAAATAAATGCATGAAGcagaaattattttacattgcTGATATGTCTCACCTTAACTTTGCCAAGCGATTCATGCAGGTAGCAGCCGCATGTGGACCATAATCCCTGAGAAGAACCGAGTAAATACCGTCCTTATTCCCATTACCTGTTATGATATATGGATGAATAAGCAATTTATctaacaccaaaaaaaatgaatctctCCACTACTAAGTCCCATATCCATAAAGCAAAATCTTTAAATATGGGTCAGCGGTTGGTAGTAATTTTGGGATTCTTTTAATGCCCTGTTTCAGCTTGCAGTCCATATTCAGAGTTTTCCATCAATATAATGAACTGAAAGGATGATGAGTCGCCATTTAAGAAAGATCTTCCTAATAACCAATTGATGATACACATGCAATCTCTTCAGCAGTTAATCTTCACTCTTTGTTATATACCAACATGCCTACAATACAATGCCTATACTGCAAGCGTATGAACTCAAATAgtataatgcataattgaaaAGACGTGTTTCCTTAGACGATTGTAAGATGCAAGCACATGATACTGACCTAATGTGGCCTTTCCAAGCTGCCCGCTGATAAGCTCACTATTGCGAATATACACAAAACCATCCTTGGAACACATAGTTTCTCTAGACTTCCCATAAGACTTTTCTGCTACAGTAAGATTTAAATATACTCTCATTTTTGCATGGGTACGCAATAGCACACTGAATAATTGTTTGCCAGTCCATAGCTCCAGTGGCTACAATGAGATAAATCTAAATCAGATACAAGCATACATCAAGCACGTGAGGAAACATGAGAAAATTGTGTAATTATAGCAGCTTTTTAATCTACAAATTGAAGTGACTCTTTAGCAGCAAAGTACAATACAAAACGACTCTAGTCCCAACGATCAACTCGTATCCACAAATCATAGATGTGTCAATGATGATTAAAAGTACGGTTAGTTGTAGGCAGCATTAGAtcttaataaaagaaaattaaccTTTGATTTATACAGATTACTGGGTATCACATTCACCAATGCACATGGTGTTAAGGCATCCAATCAAACCTCTCCTCCCACCCAGCAGCACAGCAGTCCCCAATAATAACAAGTAACTGGGAGTGGATAACCTCCTAAATATTAAATCCATAACAGAAAGTAAAAGGTAGAATTCAATCTATCTCTTGCAATTTCTATACTTGTTACCAACTCCTGATCACCTATAAAGCTAAAGGAAAAAAGGGTACCATATATTTACAGACCTTCACCTGAATAGATCTTTTTTTAGCTACATAACTTTGGTTCTAGGTTCTGGTCCTAGATGTTATGAGAAAACAGAAATGAAAAGGTATCAGGTGTATAAAGTAAGTGCACCAGACAACGCAATGCATTTAATGACATATAAGGGCTGCGAAAATCAATTTGGTAAACTTAGTTACAGAGAACATAGATGGATGGGATACAGGAAATAGTTTCACCAAAAAAACCGAAAAGAGTCTAAATGAACACCAGCACATGGATCAATGCAAGAGCAATTCTAGACAATACTCAAAGCACAGTGGCATTATAATGAGTGTTTACCTTAACTAATGCTGGAGTTGGCAAATCAATTGGGTCCATGGCATCACCTAAATATGAACACATGAGTGAAAAGGCCGAGCGGTCATAAAATGTGTCTTTTCTTGttataagaaaggaagaagtTAGAAAATCCTGTGTCGATGCAACCAAGATTTCTCCATTTTTCGGAGTGCACAAATTGTTCTGCACCTGCACAGCGTCAACGAAGATCACAACAAAAAACAATGTAAACATAAAGCAGAAAAGCTAATAGATATGTGTTACTTTTTATATTCCTCGTAAATACAGCTTACATGTAAATCATCCATATACCAGTAATTCACAATTTCACAATGATATGACAAAATATGGTTTGGGCCCTAGGTTAATTAGTAGGAAACCAAATTTTATTGCACCTTAACTAATATAGCAAGATATTGGACAATTCTATAGCCACCCACCATGTTAACCTCTCAAAACTTAAACACAGAACCCGACTCTCTACTTAAATGTTGCAGACATCCATGGTCACCTTGAATCAGCTTGTATAAGATTTTAGCTAGTAACATTTGCTTTGTATGGCTTCATTGCGGAAAAAACTAACCACAACTCCAAAAGGTCagcaatttaatttttactccAAGCTACTAACCAGAAATATCAAAAAGGTAGTGCAGCTAACAGAATCTAACGAGAAGGGGCAATGGATAAAAGATAGTACCattgagaaaattataaacttcaTTCTTATTCAGCATGTTTGCAGAATGTGTGCTGTAACTATTGATAAAATGATTCAAGTAACACTATTCTGTATCGTTAAAAATGCCCAAGTTAATGAGGTGAGGTCAACTATTTTACATGATTATGTCTTATACAATAGTCAAATCAATGAACAAaagtattactactatttcacATACCCCCATTAGCATAAGAGCCTCAGTACGGGCCTCTTCTGTTTGTGGTACATGTATGTTCATCTCATCACCATCAAAGTCTGCATTGTATGGATTGCACACTGACTCATTGAATCTCAGTGTGCGCCACGGCATTATCCTTGCCTGaagagaacaaaaaaaaatgaagcatCTGATAACATCTTACTGTTAttatatactacctccgtcccttaaaatagaaactatttccattttgggccgTCCCTTAAAAACAGAAACTTTTTAAACTTTCTAGTTTAGGGCgtggaccccacaatccactatcAATACTTCCActtctttttctcttcctctcacttactttacccAATTATCTTTtcctctatcttactttaccaattctttctctcttactttgccAATTATTATGCAATAAAAACCGTGccgtttcaaaagtttctatttttcaaggacggaggtagtagtataatatcaATGTTCACTTGCAGTAAATACCCGATGGGACATGATTGACATTCGGTGCAAACTCGGTTGTCTATTAAATAGAACCACATCTCCATCTTCAAGATGACGATGCACAATGCACCCATACTTCAACTGATCTGCATGATGCTTCCGAGCAGAATACATCAATGATCTGCAGGGAAACCAAGAGCAGTTGGAACTTAAGCCTGCTCCTAAAccaaaaaggaagaaaaaaacaaaaaaaaaagaaaaagaactgataaaggaaaagaaaaaaaaaacttatgaAACCAATAAACACTTACATCTCATGACCATCAGGTGTCCTTAAAAACTTAGCACCAGGGTATTGGGGGCCATTGCGAACACACTGCCGCAATTTCTCAATATTATGATGTGAAACTCGTTCAGGATAAGTCAACATCCCAGCCATTAAAATTGGAATAGCAACCTGTCAGTCAGAAGGTTTGTCACAAAATGTGAAGCAGTTGGTAAGGTCATTTTAACAT is drawn from Salvia hispanica cultivar TCC Black 2014 chromosome 6, UniMelb_Shisp_WGS_1.0, whole genome shotgun sequence and contains these coding sequences:
- the LOC125192711 gene encoding DNA-directed RNA polymerase III subunit 1-like, producing the protein MAGMLTYPERVSHHNIEKLRQCVRNGPQYPGAKFLRTPDGHEISLMYSARKHHADQLKYGCIVHRHLEDGDVVLFNRQPSLHRMSIMSHRARIMPWRTLRFNESVCNPYNADFDGDEMNIHVPQTEEARTEALMLMGVQNNLCTPKNGEILVASTQDFLTSSFLITRKDTFYDRSAFSLMCSYLGDAMDPIDLPTPALVKPLELWTGKQLFSVLLRTHAKMRVYLNLTVAEKSYGKSRETMCSKDGFVYIRNSELISGQLGKATLGNGNKDGIYSVLLRDYGPHAAATCMNRLAKLSARWIGNHGFSIGIDDVQPGATLNNEKKKTLDNEYGHCTNYIRSYKSGNLDLLPGCNNADTLEAKITETLNKIRETTADVCMKNLNWRNSPLIMSQCGSKGSPINICQMIACVGQQSVGGHRAPNGFVDRTLPHFERGAKDPDAKGFVQNSFYTGLCATEFFFHTMGGREGLVDTAVKTADTGYMSRRLMKALEDLSVFYDNTVRNASACIVQFAYGGDSMDPAQMEEKSGLPLNFERLFMKAKATCPATEQKSLTIDEIEKIVEETVERRLVKSSMTPEGGSSESSLSLDTAYKDECLAAFAESISKFIKQKEPSSICKKLKLSEGRHSEEDRRNLENVASNISGITQRQLMVFLETCISRYNSKKIEAGTAIGAIGAQSIGEPGTQMTLKTFHFAGVASMNVTLGVPRIKEIVDGSKKIKTPIITTHLEVNNNDITAKMVKGRIEKTLLEQVAKSIKTSQSSMSASVVVTLDMGRIKEAHLQIDAYSVKNSILKSTPKIKLKEQQIRVLDERKLEVTLAADKSKLQFELHELMSKLAKVVVKGIRSIERAIILNESKEKDPNACKKLTLLVEGNGLLSVMGTEGINFHKTVSNNIMEVQQVLGIEAARKKIIDEIHYTMSSHGMTIDIRHMMLLADLMSFKGIVLGMTRFGVEKMRDSVLMLASFEKTADHLFNASVNGRVDKIEGVSECIIMGIPMQVGTGMLKVKQK